The proteins below come from a single Agrococcus beijingensis genomic window:
- a CDS encoding metallophosphoesterase family protein — translation MATTLLLLSDTHLPVRAKALQPQVWRLVEEADVVIHAGDWVEVALLDELEARAARVVGVAGNNDGPELHRRLGEVAHVEVEGVRIAVVHETGAAAGRERRVDERFGAASSAPRDVLVFGHSHIPWDSVTPGGLRLLNPGSPTDRRRQPVGTVMTALADAGALRQVTLEPTPR, via the coding sequence GTGGCCACGACACTGCTGCTGCTGAGCGACACCCACCTGCCCGTGCGCGCGAAGGCGCTGCAGCCGCAGGTGTGGCGGCTCGTCGAGGAGGCCGACGTGGTGATCCATGCCGGCGACTGGGTGGAGGTCGCGCTGCTCGACGAGCTCGAGGCGCGAGCCGCGCGCGTCGTGGGCGTCGCGGGCAACAACGACGGGCCCGAGCTGCACCGGCGGCTCGGCGAGGTCGCGCACGTCGAGGTCGAGGGCGTGCGGATCGCGGTCGTCCACGAGACGGGCGCCGCCGCCGGCCGCGAGCGACGCGTCGACGAGCGGTTCGGCGCCGCCTCGAGCGCGCCCCGCGACGTGCTGGTCTTCGGCCACTCCCACATCCCCTGGGACTCGGTCACACCGGGCGGTCTGCGGCTGCTGAACCCCGGCTCCCCCACCGACCGGCGACGCCAGCCGGTCGGCACCGTGATGACGGCCCTCGCCGACGCCGGGGCGCTGCGCCAGGTGACTTTGGAGCCGACTCCCCGCTGA
- a CDS encoding serine/threonine-protein kinase, protein MQQADPLPTGSVVAGRYRLGALLGTGGMSSVHRADDEVLGRQVAMKIVARGAPDAAESERIRAEIDLLASLQHRALVTLFDAGTAVVDGRPVTYLAMELVEGPTLGQRAAAAPIPVEEVTRMAQDLAEALVVVHARGVVHRDIKPANILLAPALVPGREFDAKLADFGIASLVDGARLTATGTVLGTAGYLSPEQATGSRVAASSDIYSLGLVLLEALTGRREFPGTMLESVSARLARDPVVPGELGYEWKSLLSAMTARDPEARPAATAVLERVTAWSAAAAPGGAEPTGAEPTGAMIALAGTALLAAQPDPTAAAPIATAPVTAAPSTSEQDTVEQPAPARGSRRRRWPAVATLVAAVAALVVAAPLATLQWSAPTPTADPAVAETMPKAPTAPIAEAPAPTSVEPAAPAPAPAPVPAVVPATETADGNGNGNGNGNGSGSNSGSGSGSDANSGNGNDNGNGNGGSGNGGSGNGNGGNGNGNGP, encoded by the coding sequence ATGCAGCAAGCAGATCCGCTCCCCACGGGCAGCGTGGTCGCCGGCAGGTACCGCCTCGGCGCCCTGCTGGGCACGGGCGGCATGTCCTCCGTGCACCGCGCCGACGACGAGGTGCTCGGGCGCCAGGTCGCCATGAAGATCGTGGCTCGAGGCGCCCCGGACGCCGCCGAGAGCGAGCGGATCCGCGCCGAGATCGACCTGCTCGCATCGCTCCAGCACCGCGCACTGGTGACGCTGTTCGACGCGGGCACCGCCGTGGTCGACGGCCGCCCCGTCACCTACCTCGCGATGGAGCTCGTCGAGGGGCCGACGCTGGGCCAGCGCGCTGCAGCTGCGCCCATCCCGGTCGAGGAGGTCACGCGCATGGCGCAGGATCTCGCGGAGGCATTGGTCGTCGTGCACGCGCGGGGCGTGGTGCATCGCGACATCAAGCCTGCGAACATCCTGCTCGCACCGGCGCTGGTGCCCGGCCGGGAGTTCGACGCGAAGCTCGCCGACTTCGGCATCGCCTCCCTGGTCGACGGCGCCCGTCTCACCGCGACGGGCACCGTGCTCGGCACCGCCGGCTACCTGAGCCCCGAGCAGGCGACCGGCAGCCGCGTCGCGGCATCGTCGGACATCTACTCGCTCGGGCTCGTGCTGCTCGAGGCGCTCACCGGCCGCCGCGAGTTCCCCGGCACGATGCTCGAGTCGGTGAGCGCCCGGCTGGCGCGCGATCCGGTCGTGCCGGGCGAGCTGGGCTACGAGTGGAAGTCGCTGCTCTCGGCGATGACTGCTCGAGACCCCGAGGCGCGGCCCGCCGCGACGGCCGTGCTCGAGCGCGTGACGGCGTGGTCGGCAGCGGCAGCGCCGGGCGGCGCCGAGCCGACCGGCGCCGAGCCGACCGGCGCGATGATCGCGCTCGCCGGCACCGCACTGCTCGCCGCGCAGCCCGACCCGACCGCTGCCGCACCGATCGCGACCGCGCCCGTCACCGCCGCTCCGAGCACGTCCGAACAGGACACCGTCGAGCAGCCCGCGCCCGCGCGCGGCTCGAGGCGTCGGAGGTGGCCCGCCGTCGCGACCCTCGTCGCCGCGGTCGCCGCACTCGTCGTCGCCGCGCCGCTCGCCACCCTCCAATGGTCGGCACCGACACCCACGGCCGATCCCGCGGTCGCCGAGACCATGCCGAAGGCGCCCACCGCACCCATCGCCGAGGCTCCCGCGCCCACCTCGGTGGAGCCGGCGGCTCCCGCACCGGCGCCCGCGCCCGTGCCTGCGGTCGTCCCGGCCACCGAAACGGCTGACGGCAACGGCAACGGCAACGGCAACGGGAACGGGAGCGGCAGCAACAGCGGCAGCGGCAGCGGCAGCGACGCCAACAGCGGCAATGGCAACGACAACGGCAACGGCAACGGCGGCAGCGGCAACGGCGGCAGCGGCAACGGCAACGGCGGCAACGGCAACGGCAACGGCCCCTGA
- a CDS encoding cupredoxin domain-containing protein — protein sequence MTRSSSTMFAVLAAAALALAGCASTSPEPASSGPAVESEPAVESESATAAPTSAAPDESAAAGSTTLIGTVGTDADPEAFVIALTDETGAPVTTLPAGDYTITIMDPAVMHNFHLMGEGVDVASEVAAVEEIEFEITLVPGTYEYVCDPHVANMRGSIEVTS from the coding sequence ATGACACGAAGCAGCTCCACCATGTTCGCCGTGCTCGCCGCAGCAGCCCTCGCACTCGCGGGATGCGCCAGCACGAGTCCAGAACCGGCCAGCAGCGGGCCCGCCGTCGAGAGCGAGCCTGCGGTCGAGAGCGAGTCGGCGACGGCCGCGCCCACGAGCGCGGCCCCCGACGAGTCGGCCGCGGCAGGCTCGACGACGCTCATCGGCACCGTCGGCACCGACGCCGACCCGGAGGCGTTCGTGATCGCGCTGACCGATGAGACCGGCGCGCCGGTCACCACGCTGCCCGCGGGCGATTACACGATCACGATCATGGACCCCGCGGTCATGCACAACTTCCACCTCATGGGCGAGGGCGTCGACGTCGCGAGCGAGGTCGCGGCAGTCGAGGAGATCGAGTTCGAGATCACCCTCGTCCCCGGCACCTACGAGTACGTCTGCGACCCGCACGTCGCCAACATGCGCGGGTCGATCGAGGTCACCAGCTGA
- a CDS encoding SDR family NAD(P)-dependent oxidoreductase, with amino-acid sequence MTGASDGIGAAAARQLAARGHRLLLVGRSPERTAAVARETGAAHFVADFSRLDDVRRLADEVHASTDRLDVLANNAGGILGARRVTVDGNEQTFQVNHLAPFLLTQLLLPLLEAGDGMVVNTASSAARRLARFDIDDLNAERGHSPEHAYGNAKLANILHARGLLARYGDRGIRAVAFDPGNVRTSFAAGSGSFLRLVYRTPLSRLLLISAERGGENLVFFVDGTPGETWQPGVFHTQQRPASAAETSPLVHADLFVDLLWERSEALVAPWLR; translated from the coding sequence CTGACCGGCGCCTCCGACGGCATCGGCGCCGCTGCCGCGCGGCAGCTCGCCGCCCGCGGGCATCGGCTGCTGCTCGTCGGCCGCTCCCCTGAGCGGACGGCGGCGGTGGCCCGTGAGACCGGCGCTGCGCACTTCGTGGCCGACTTCTCCCGTCTCGACGACGTGCGCCGTCTCGCCGACGAGGTGCACGCATCCACCGACCGCCTCGACGTGCTCGCGAACAACGCCGGCGGCATCCTCGGCGCGCGCAGGGTCACCGTCGACGGCAACGAGCAGACCTTCCAGGTGAACCACCTCGCGCCGTTCCTGCTGACGCAGCTGCTGCTGCCGCTGCTGGAAGCGGGCGACGGGATGGTGGTGAACACGGCCAGCTCCGCCGCGCGGCGGCTGGCGAGGTTCGACATCGACGACCTGAACGCCGAGCGCGGCCACTCGCCCGAGCACGCCTACGGCAACGCCAAGCTCGCCAACATCCTGCACGCTCGCGGGCTGCTGGCCCGCTACGGCGACCGGGGCATCCGGGCGGTCGCCTTCGATCCCGGCAACGTGCGCACGAGCTTCGCCGCCGGCTCCGGCAGCTTCCTGCGGCTGGTCTACCGCACGCCGCTGTCGCGGCTGCTGCTGATCAGCGCCGAGCGGGGCGGCGAGAACCTGGTCTTCTTCGTCGACGGCACACCGGGCGAGACCTGGCAGCCGGGCGTCTTCCACACCCAGCAGCGGCCCGCGTCGGCGGCAGAGACCAGTCCGCTGGTGCACGCCGACCTCTTCGTCGACCTGCTGTGGGAGCGCAGCGAGGCGCTCGTCGCCCCCTGGCTGCGCTGA
- a CDS encoding cysteine desulfurase-like protein, with the protein MTIDVPALRAQFPSLASGIAHFDGPGGTQTPRAVGEAIAATLTQPLSNRGSLVVSERNADAAVVAFRSAMADLLGADPRGIVYGRSATQLVYDFSRHLAKRWGAGDEVVVSRLDHDANVRPWLQAAARAGATVRWLELDPTTADLDLDALDAVITDRTRLVAVTAASNLLGTKPDLARIAARAHEVGALVFVDGVHYAAHAAVDVRALGADLFVCSPYKFFGPHCGVLAADPALLETIEPDKLLPSTNAVPERFELGTLPYELMAGATAAVDVIASLAPVDGTRRERLLAAHHAIEQHELRLRTRLEEGIRALDGIALHSVAADRTPTLFLTFAGRDAADASRSFASEGIHAPAGTFYAHEPFQALGLDVEHGLRVGLAPYSDDADVDRLLAALSAFVR; encoded by the coding sequence ATGACCATCGACGTGCCCGCGCTCCGCGCGCAGTTCCCCTCGCTCGCCTCCGGCATCGCCCACTTCGACGGGCCGGGCGGCACGCAGACGCCGCGGGCGGTGGGCGAGGCGATCGCCGCGACGCTCACGCAGCCGCTCTCGAACCGCGGCAGCCTGGTCGTGAGCGAGCGGAACGCCGACGCGGCGGTCGTCGCGTTCCGCAGCGCCATGGCCGATCTGCTCGGCGCCGACCCGCGCGGCATCGTCTACGGCCGCAGCGCCACGCAGCTCGTCTACGACTTCTCGCGCCACCTCGCCAAGCGCTGGGGCGCGGGCGACGAGGTGGTCGTCTCGCGGCTCGACCACGACGCGAACGTGCGCCCCTGGCTGCAGGCGGCGGCCCGCGCCGGCGCGACCGTGCGCTGGCTCGAGCTCGACCCCACGACCGCCGACCTCGACCTCGACGCGCTCGACGCGGTGATCACCGACCGCACCCGCCTCGTCGCCGTCACGGCCGCATCCAACCTCCTAGGCACGAAGCCTGACCTCGCGCGCATCGCGGCGCGCGCGCACGAGGTCGGGGCACTGGTCTTCGTCGACGGCGTGCACTACGCCGCCCACGCGGCGGTCGACGTGCGGGCGCTCGGCGCCGACCTCTTCGTCTGCTCGCCCTACAAGTTCTTCGGCCCCCACTGCGGCGTGCTCGCGGCCGATCCGGCGCTGCTCGAGACGATCGAGCCCGACAAGCTGCTGCCCTCGACGAACGCCGTGCCCGAGCGGTTCGAGCTCGGCACGCTGCCGTACGAGCTGATGGCCGGCGCGACCGCCGCCGTCGACGTGATCGCGAGCCTCGCCCCCGTCGACGGCACGCGGCGCGAGCGGCTGCTCGCCGCGCACCACGCGATCGAGCAGCACGAGCTGCGGCTCCGAACCCGCCTCGAGGAGGGCATCCGCGCGCTCGACGGCATCGCGCTGCACTCGGTCGCCGCCGACCGCACGCCGACGCTGTTCCTCACCTTCGCGGGCCGCGATGCGGCGGATGCGTCGCGGTCGTTCGCGTCGGAGGGCATCCATGCGCCGGCGGGCACGTTCTACGCCCACGAGCCGTTCCAGGCGCTCGGGCTCGACGTCGAGCACGGCCTGCGCGTCGGCCTCGCGCCGTACAGCGACGACGCCGACGTCGACCGGCTGCTCGCAGCGCTCTCAGCCTTCGTGCGCTGA
- a CDS encoding alpha/beta fold hydrolase — protein sequence MSHRPSGRVVAVGDLAFRVLTDASGRDRGHPTVVLVHGIGVSHRYFLPLHRALAERTRVVSLDLPGFGGVPKPGRDLDVAAMAGAIGELLTALRLGPVVLVGHSMGAQWSVELAIQRPELVERVVAIGPVADRRHRSMLAQARALAVDSLGEAPWINQIVFTDYARCGIPWYLAQLRHMLAHPLEERVAALPVPLLVVRGDRDPIAGVRWSRELRDRAPVGALVHIPHSHHVAQHAAPRAVADAILAHATGRASAHEG from the coding sequence GTGAGTCACCGCCCGAGCGGTCGCGTCGTCGCGGTCGGCGACCTCGCCTTCCGCGTGCTGACGGATGCCTCGGGTCGCGACCGAGGGCATCCGACCGTCGTGCTCGTGCACGGCATCGGCGTCTCGCACCGCTACTTCCTGCCGCTGCACCGGGCGCTGGCCGAGCGCACCCGGGTCGTGTCGCTCGACCTGCCCGGGTTCGGCGGCGTGCCGAAGCCCGGCCGCGACCTCGACGTCGCCGCCATGGCCGGCGCGATCGGCGAGCTGCTGACGGCGCTCCGGCTCGGCCCGGTCGTGCTCGTCGGCCATTCGATGGGCGCGCAGTGGTCGGTCGAGCTCGCGATCCAGCGGCCCGAGCTCGTCGAGCGCGTCGTCGCGATCGGGCCGGTCGCCGACCGCCGCCACCGCTCGATGCTCGCGCAGGCCCGCGCGCTCGCCGTCGACTCGCTCGGCGAGGCGCCGTGGATCAACCAGATCGTCTTCACCGACTACGCGCGCTGCGGCATCCCGTGGTACCTCGCGCAGCTGCGGCACATGCTCGCCCACCCGCTCGAGGAGCGGGTCGCGGCGCTGCCGGTGCCGCTGCTGGTGGTGCGCGGCGACCGCGACCCGATCGCGGGCGTGCGCTGGAGCCGCGAGCTGCGCGACCGCGCACCCGTCGGGGCGCTCGTGCACATCCCGCACAGCCATCACGTCGCGCAGCACGCGGCGCCCCGCGCGGTCGCCGACGCGATCCTCGCGCACGCGACCGGGCGGGCCTCAGCGCACGAAGGCTGA
- a CDS encoding GNAT family N-acetyltransferase: MLTFEERVPTRDEQRAVAASVGWGDHFDWDTIAASLVRSLHGVVALDDGRAVGVGRLVGDGVRYFYVQDVMVRPEASEQGIASQIVERLLAWVRAQAPAEAVVGLFASPEAVGVYEQLGFAAADGDPLGMTLDLEAGRQ, translated from the coding sequence ATGCTGACCTTCGAGGAGCGCGTGCCCACCCGTGACGAGCAGCGCGCCGTGGCGGCGTCGGTGGGATGGGGCGACCACTTCGACTGGGACACCATCGCCGCCTCGCTCGTGCGCTCGCTGCACGGCGTGGTCGCCCTCGACGACGGTCGTGCCGTGGGCGTGGGGAGGCTCGTCGGCGACGGCGTGCGCTACTTCTACGTGCAGGACGTGATGGTGCGTCCCGAGGCGAGCGAGCAGGGCATCGCCTCGCAGATCGTCGAACGGCTGCTCGCCTGGGTGCGCGCGCAGGCGCCGGCCGAGGCCGTCGTGGGCCTCTTCGCGAGCCCCGAGGCGGTGGGCGTGTACGAGCAGCTCGGCTTCGCGGCCGCCGATGGCGACCCGCTCGGGATGACGCTCGACCTCGAGGCCGGGCGCCAGTGA
- a CDS encoding pyridoxamine 5'-phosphate oxidase family protein, whose translation MTYDQQLQTVTDIMRSTSIASLAYISVEGDLVSTPMGTQDFTEPGTVWFISQRGTDKAIALERDARVNVHYAGKEGWVSLAGTARFSDDRAKLRELWDASADAFMEGGVDDPGTGLIEVTATSAEYWDSPGKVAMAVQFVKGLVSDEETDLGDSGVVAL comes from the coding sequence ATGACCTACGACCAGCAGCTGCAGACCGTCACCGACATCATGCGCTCGACTTCGATCGCATCGCTCGCCTACATCTCGGTCGAGGGCGATCTCGTCTCGACCCCGATGGGCACGCAGGACTTCACCGAGCCGGGCACCGTCTGGTTCATCTCCCAGCGCGGCACCGACAAGGCGATCGCGCTCGAGCGCGACGCGCGCGTCAACGTGCACTACGCCGGCAAGGAGGGGTGGGTGTCGCTCGCCGGCACCGCGCGCTTCAGCGACGACCGGGCGAAGCTGCGCGAGCTGTGGGATGCCTCGGCCGACGCCTTCATGGAGGGCGGCGTCGACGACCCGGGCACGGGCCTCATCGAGGTGACCGCGACCTCCGCCGAGTACTGGGACTCCCCCGGCAAGGTCGCGATGGCGGTGCAGTTCGTCAAGGGGCTGGTGAGCGACGAGGAGACCGACCTCGGCGACAGCGGCGTCGTGGCGCTCTGA
- a CDS encoding RES family NAD+ phosphorylase has product MAGEPQVMKLDRLTSRVVGRCFRAVDPAHRATALEGSRTAGRYSRAGAPTLYLSSSPEGVAAAMIAHTDARRAALDVVEVDVDAHGIVDLRDRAALEAVGIDADDAAAPWQEAVAAGAEPPSWRVRDRLVALGAHGLIDPSRKRPGLWHLTLFRWNAPGAPRAELVGGALVGGDG; this is encoded by the coding sequence ATGGCGGGCGAGCCGCAGGTCATGAAGCTCGACCGACTGACGTCGCGGGTGGTCGGCCGCTGCTTCCGAGCGGTCGACCCCGCGCACCGGGCGACGGCGCTCGAGGGCTCGCGCACGGCCGGCCGCTACTCTCGCGCGGGCGCGCCGACGCTCTACCTCAGCTCGTCGCCCGAGGGCGTCGCCGCGGCCATGATCGCCCACACCGATGCGCGCAGGGCCGCGCTCGACGTCGTCGAGGTCGACGTGGATGCGCACGGCATCGTCGACCTCCGGGATCGCGCGGCGCTCGAGGCCGTCGGCATCGATGCGGATGACGCGGCAGCGCCCTGGCAGGAGGCGGTCGCGGCGGGCGCCGAGCCGCCCTCGTGGCGGGTGCGCGACCGGCTCGTCGCACTCGGCGCGCACGGGCTGATCGATCCCTCGCGCAAGCGCCCGGGGCTCTGGCACCTGACCCTGTTCCGCTGGAACGCGCCCGGCGCGCCGCGCGCCGAGCTGGTGGGCGGCGCGCTGGTTGGCGGCGATGGCTGA
- a CDS encoding thioesterase family protein produces MRASDPTAYFVALGDGRYRPTELASGAWQPGELHFAPLGGLLTHAIEAHREAAGGAPLLLSRQSFDILGFLALAEIAVRVETRRPGRTIELTEATASIAGRDVAVARAWHSVAVDTAAVAGGADAALPHPETLPAAEFGLGWSGGYVQSVEMRAAGPSEPGRNRVWQRTTHALVEGEPAGALARWIGLIDGANGIAVRERPDEWMFPNLDLTIHLHRQPVGEWVGYDTTVSFGPSGQGITSTRLHDVQGHVGEAAQTLTVRPSPTR; encoded by the coding sequence ATGCGTGCCTCCGACCCCACCGCCTACTTCGTCGCGCTCGGCGACGGCCGCTATCGACCGACCGAGCTCGCCAGCGGCGCCTGGCAGCCGGGCGAGCTGCACTTCGCGCCGCTCGGCGGACTGCTGACGCACGCGATCGAGGCGCACCGCGAGGCCGCAGGCGGCGCGCCGCTGCTGCTCAGCCGGCAGTCGTTCGACATCCTCGGCTTCCTGGCGCTCGCCGAGATCGCGGTGCGGGTCGAGACCCGCCGCCCGGGCCGCACCATCGAGCTCACCGAGGCCACCGCATCCATCGCCGGTCGCGACGTCGCGGTCGCCCGCGCGTGGCACAGCGTCGCGGTCGACACGGCGGCGGTCGCCGGCGGCGCCGATGCGGCGCTGCCCCACCCCGAGACGCTGCCGGCCGCCGAGTTCGGGCTCGGCTGGAGCGGCGGCTACGTGCAGTCGGTCGAGATGCGCGCGGCCGGGCCGAGCGAGCCGGGCCGCAACCGCGTCTGGCAGCGCACGACGCACGCGCTCGTCGAGGGCGAGCCCGCGGGCGCGCTCGCGCGCTGGATCGGGCTCATCGACGGCGCCAACGGCATCGCCGTGCGCGAGCGGCCCGACGAGTGGATGTTCCCGAACCTCGACCTCACGATCCACCTGCACCGGCAGCCGGTCGGCGAATGGGTCGGCTACGACACCACCGTCTCGTTCGGGCCGTCCGGGCAGGGCATCACGAGCACGCGGCTGCACGACGTGCAGGGCCATGTCGGCGAGGCGGCGCAGACCCTCACGGTGCGGCCGAGCCCGACGCGCTGA
- a CDS encoding alanine/glycine:cation symporter family protein: MDLTPLNDVLDAISGVIWGPWLLIPLLVGTGLYLTIRLGGLQFLKLGAGLRLGLGKDRDQGAEGDISQFQALTTALAATVGTGNIVGVATAIGIGGPGALFWMWVTGLVGMASKYSEAFLAVRFRTTDEAGEKSGGPQIYLQRGIKGPLGKGLALAFAVFTVIACFGIGNMTQGNSIASNVEHSWGVPTWVTGIILTVLTLVVLVGGIKSIGKVTAGFVPIMIVFYVLAGLFILGANVGELPAALAQIFTQAFTGTAAVGGFAGSVLIIAVQMGVARGLFSNESGLGSAAIAAAAAKTTHPVRQGLVSMTQTFIDTLIVVSITGLTIVVTGVWDDVDAETGEQISPALMTGEAFSNGLPGEWGHWVVTLGLLMFAFSTILGWSYYGERNVERLFGRRLVMPFRVLFALVVYVGCTISLDTVWKFSDIANGLMALPNLIGLLLLSGLVARETRHYLKHDPKLEATRDEVEAFMADQPGWADWKAGDEIGTSRIDLTAVQQRRDPAVADEASRS, translated from the coding sequence TTGGACCTGACGCCCCTGAACGACGTGCTCGATGCCATCAGCGGCGTGATCTGGGGGCCGTGGCTGCTGATCCCGCTGCTGGTCGGCACCGGCCTGTATCTCACGATCCGGCTCGGCGGGCTGCAGTTCCTGAAGCTCGGCGCCGGCCTGCGCCTCGGGCTCGGCAAGGATCGCGACCAGGGCGCCGAGGGCGACATCTCGCAGTTCCAGGCGCTCACCACCGCGCTCGCCGCGACCGTCGGCACCGGCAACATCGTCGGCGTCGCGACCGCCATCGGCATCGGCGGGCCCGGCGCGCTGTTCTGGATGTGGGTGACGGGCCTCGTGGGCATGGCCTCGAAGTACTCCGAGGCGTTCCTGGCCGTGCGCTTCCGCACCACCGACGAGGCCGGCGAGAAGTCGGGCGGCCCGCAGATCTACCTGCAGCGCGGCATCAAGGGTCCGCTCGGCAAGGGCCTCGCGCTCGCCTTCGCGGTCTTCACCGTGATCGCGTGCTTCGGCATCGGCAACATGACGCAGGGCAACTCGATCGCCTCGAACGTCGAGCACAGCTGGGGTGTGCCCACCTGGGTGACCGGCATCATCCTCACCGTCCTCACGCTCGTCGTGCTGGTCGGCGGCATCAAGTCGATCGGCAAGGTCACGGCCGGCTTCGTGCCGATCATGATCGTCTTCTACGTGCTGGCAGGGCTCTTCATCCTGGGCGCGAACGTCGGCGAGCTGCCGGCCGCGCTCGCGCAGATCTTCACCCAGGCGTTCACCGGCACCGCCGCGGTCGGCGGCTTCGCCGGCTCGGTGCTCATCATCGCAGTGCAGATGGGCGTCGCCCGCGGCCTGTTCTCGAACGAGTCCGGGCTCGGCTCCGCGGCGATCGCGGCCGCCGCCGCCAAGACGACGCACCCCGTGCGCCAGGGCCTCGTGTCGATGACGCAGACGTTCATCGACACGCTCATCGTCGTCAGCATCACCGGGCTCACGATCGTGGTCACCGGCGTCTGGGACGACGTCGACGCCGAGACCGGCGAGCAGATCAGCCCGGCGCTGATGACCGGCGAGGCCTTCTCCAACGGCCTCCCCGGCGAGTGGGGCCACTGGGTCGTCACCCTCGGGCTGCTGATGTTCGCCTTCTCGACGATCCTCGGCTGGTCGTACTACGGCGAGCGCAACGTCGAGCGCCTGTTCGGCCGGCGCCTGGTGATGCCGTTCCGGGTGCTGTTCGCGCTCGTCGTCTACGTCGGCTGCACCATCTCGCTCGACACGGTGTGGAAGTTCTCCGACATCGCGAACGGCCTGATGGCGCTGCCCAACCTCATCGGCCTCCTGCTGCTGTCGGGGCTGGTGGCGCGCGAGACGCGGCACTACCTCAAGCACGACCCGAAGCTCGAGGCGACCCGCGACGAGGTCGAGGCGTTCATGGCCGACCAACCCGGCTGGGCCGACTGGAAGGCCGGCGACGAGATCGGCACCTCGCGCATCGACCTGACGGCGGTGCAGCAGCGGCGCGACCCGGCCGTGGCCGACGAGGCGTCGCGCAGCTAG
- a CDS encoding DsbA family protein — MNRSAAVSIATVVGALVLIVAVALLVVRPWESAPAAQAPAASGAAAPELVDETTHLLTDAGPDAPVVVEFFDYECPGCGSFQPVVEDLVDRYGAQVTFAVRYFPLPSHSNALPAAVAAEAAAQQDAFAEMHTMLFDRQQEWRGSDATATFRGYAEELGLDMAAFDAAVADPDTLDRVAFDANAGIALGVQSTPTFYVDGEQVDLEDFDDVETAIQAALGE; from the coding sequence GTGAACCGAAGCGCTGCAGTCTCCATCGCGACCGTCGTCGGCGCCCTCGTCCTGATCGTCGCGGTGGCGCTGCTCGTCGTGCGTCCGTGGGAGTCGGCGCCCGCCGCTCAGGCCCCCGCGGCCAGCGGTGCTGCCGCCCCCGAGCTAGTCGACGAGACGACGCACCTGCTCACCGACGCGGGGCCCGACGCCCCGGTCGTCGTCGAGTTCTTCGACTACGAGTGCCCGGGCTGCGGCTCGTTCCAGCCGGTCGTCGAGGACCTCGTCGACCGCTACGGGGCACAGGTCACCTTCGCGGTGCGCTACTTCCCGCTCCCCAGCCACTCGAACGCCCTGCCTGCCGCCGTCGCAGCCGAGGCCGCGGCCCAGCAGGACGCGTTCGCCGAGATGCACACGATGCTCTTCGACCGCCAGCAGGAGTGGAGGGGCAGCGACGCCACCGCGACGTTCCGCGGCTACGCCGAGGAGCTCGGGCTCGACATGGCCGCGTTCGACGCCGCCGTCGCCGACCCCGACACGCTCGACCGGGTCGCGTTCGACGCGAACGCCGGCATCGCGCTCGGCGTGCAGTCGACGCCCACGTTCTACGTCGACGGCGAGCAGGTCGATCTCGAGGACTTCGACGACGTCGAGACGGCGATCCAGGCGGCGCTGGGGGAGTAG
- a CDS encoding DUF1905 domain-containing protein: protein MELAFTAVTVEWRGPAPYVFAPVPPDEAEIIRDCARELTYGWGVIPVTATIGGTDFTTSLFPRDGGYLLPVKVAVQRAEGVGIGDAVEVRMRLGR, encoded by the coding sequence ATGGAGCTCGCGTTCACGGCCGTCACCGTCGAGTGGCGCGGCCCGGCGCCCTACGTCTTCGCGCCCGTGCCGCCCGACGAGGCCGAGATCATCCGCGACTGCGCGCGCGAGCTGACCTACGGCTGGGGCGTCATCCCCGTGACTGCCACCATCGGGGGCACCGACTTCACCACCTCCCTGTTCCCCCGCGACGGCGGCTACCTGCTGCCCGTCAAGGTGGCGGTGCAGCGCGCCGAGGGCGTGGGCATCGGCGACGCGGTCGAGGTGCGGATGCGGCTGGGCCGGTAG